In Oreochromis aureus strain Israel breed Guangdong linkage group 20, ZZ_aureus, whole genome shotgun sequence, the following are encoded in one genomic region:
- the LOC120435198 gene encoding ribonuclease H-like, producing MADLMGSGEPHDCAKRAEAEEKVREDLKAEPIPGAEDWFTDGCCHRDEEGLKAGYAVVCRRGQHYEVKEAGRIEGQQSAQRAEVIALTRALRLAKDMKVNIYTDSAYAFGAAHVELAQWKRAGFRTATNAPICHKREMEELEEALNDPGEVSIIKCKGHSQENTMVAKGNQKADEA from the coding sequence ATGGCGGACTTGATGGGGTCAGGGGAACCACACGACTGCGCCAaaagagctgaagctgaagagaAAGTTAGAGAAGATCTGAAAGCGGAGCCCATCCCCGGAGCTGAAGACTGGTTCACAGATGGCTGCTGTCACCGTGATGAAGAAGGACTGAAAGCAGGCTACGCTGTGGTTTGCAGAAGAGGACAACACTATGAAGTGAAAGAAGCCGGAAGAATCGAGGGCCAacagtcagcacagagagctgaagtAATAGCTCTGACCCGAGCCCTCAGACTGGCCAAGGACATGAAGGTGAACATTTACACTGATTCAGCTTATGCGTTTGGAGCAGCTCACGTGGAACTTGCTCAATGGAAGAGAGCAGGTTTCAGAACAGCAACTAATGCCCCAATATGCCATAAGAGGGAAATGGAAGAACTGGAAGAAGCTCTGAACGACCCAGGCGAGGTAAGTATCATAAAATGCAAAGGACACTCTCAAGAAAACACAATGGTGGCCAAAGGGAACCAGAAAGCAGATGAAGCATAA